Proteins encoded by one window of Tepidibacillus fermentans:
- the aroA gene encoding 3-phosphoshikimate 1-carboxyvinyltransferase, whose product MYTVHSISSLSGSIQVPGDKSISHRAVMFGSIAKGITEINGFLNGEDCLHTIKVFQQLGVNIERTGETSYKVNGKGLYSLKEPQDVLYVGNSGTTIRLTAGILSGQPFYSVLTGDSSIIRRPMKRVIEPLSMMGAKIDGKENGRFAPLTIRGGHLQGITYESPVASAQVKSAILLAGLYADGKTTVIEPYRSRDHSERLLAQFGAKLEVQDDRVTIFPKPDLEAQLVQIPGDFSSAAYFIAAALIVPNSRIEIKNVGMNETRIGFLEVVKKMNGKVEITDIRSFGQEPVANLIIETSSLTGIEISGEMIPRLIDELPLLAVLATQAEGLTKVTDAKELRVKETDRIKTISVALRNVGVEIEELVDGFVIKGKQKIYGGQISTEGDHRIGMAMAIAGLIAETPIIIHQSEAIHVSYPQFFVDLNRLIK is encoded by the coding sequence ATGTATACGGTTCATTCTATTTCATCGTTGTCAGGTTCCATTCAAGTTCCAGGTGATAAATCGATTTCACACCGAGCAGTTATGTTTGGGTCAATTGCAAAAGGCATAACTGAAATCAACGGATTTCTAAATGGTGAAGATTGCCTACATACGATTAAAGTTTTCCAGCAGCTAGGTGTTAATATTGAACGGACAGGAGAAACGTCTTATAAAGTAAACGGAAAAGGACTTTATTCTTTAAAAGAGCCACAAGATGTATTATATGTTGGGAATTCGGGAACGACAATTCGTTTGACTGCGGGAATTTTATCTGGTCAACCATTTTATAGTGTATTAACAGGAGACAGTTCGATTATTCGTCGACCTATGAAAAGAGTGATCGAACCACTTTCAATGATGGGTGCAAAGATTGATGGAAAAGAGAATGGTCGATTTGCACCTTTAACAATTCGAGGTGGACATTTACAGGGGATTACCTATGAGTCACCAGTTGCGAGTGCTCAGGTAAAATCTGCAATTTTACTAGCAGGATTGTATGCCGATGGGAAGACGACAGTTATCGAACCTTATCGGTCAAGAGACCATAGTGAACGATTATTAGCTCAGTTTGGTGCAAAGTTAGAAGTTCAGGATGATCGAGTAACCATTTTTCCAAAACCAGATTTAGAAGCACAGTTGGTTCAAATTCCCGGAGATTTTTCTTCCGCAGCGTATTTTATTGCTGCAGCACTTATCGTTCCGAATAGTCGAATTGAAATTAAAAATGTGGGAATGAATGAAACGCGAATTGGTTTTCTTGAAGTAGTAAAGAAAATGAACGGAAAAGTAGAAATAACAGATATACGTTCTTTTGGACAAGAACCTGTTGCTAATCTTATTATTGAAACTAGTTCATTGACGGGAATAGAAATATCAGGAGAAATGATTCCTCGACTGATTGATGAGTTACCTCTTTTGGCTGTCCTAGCAACGCAAGCTGAAGGATTAACAAAGGTGACGGATGCAAAAGAGTTAAGAGTGAAAGAGACGGATCGCATTAAAACGATCTCCGTAGCCCTTCGTAATGTTGGGGTTGAAATCGAAGAACTTGTGGATGGTTTTGTCATCAAAGGAAAGCAAAAGATCTATGGTGGACAGATTTCTACAGAGGGAGATCATCGGATTGGAATGGCGATGGCAATTGCTGGTCTAATCGCTGAAACACCAATTATTATCCACCAGTCGGAGGCGATTCATGTCTCCTACCCACAATTCTTTGTAGATTTAAATCGATTGATCAAATAG
- a CDS encoding tetratricopeptide repeat protein, translated as MKDFHTNRIHSIVTLLESGNYEEVLEQLNEISIDSLQNEEKLEIARVYLSLGFIDQVRKVLSQLKNSGINTLDIQRLVAELEYKEGNYDQALSVMHDLIEQEDYDDYDLVFLSQIYFDDGLPEVAYRYIDKAIKLNSEVPFYHYQKGLYAFELGNTKEALKSFLEAVLIEPDEPLYHLALGEAYYSVGQFEEALKEYDEVLTQHPDQEEALYLKGLLLVQMGYPEKGIHYLKKVAKLQPENLDILISLVDAYERNHNHSEAQNVLEKILTIDEYFLPALKRLGEIYLYQEEWQRAKEVLNKALEIDPDDITLHVMYAKILKAYGDVQEAIQQYELIHHDSPYEEKVCENLGDLYLKAGDVKKAIECYEKQLTMTKDPKIMNQLAACYAEIKDYHKALSMIEQSLTIDDSQEKLILIKEQILDLLKFQEG; from the coding sequence ATGAAAGATTTTCATACAAACCGTATTCATTCAATCGTTACTTTGCTTGAATCAGGCAATTATGAAGAAGTCTTAGAACAATTAAATGAAATAAGCATCGACTCTCTTCAAAATGAAGAAAAGCTCGAAATTGCAAGGGTTTATTTGTCATTAGGATTTATTGATCAGGTAAGAAAAGTTCTTTCTCAATTAAAGAATTCAGGGATCAATACCTTAGATATTCAGCGATTGGTGGCTGAATTAGAATATAAAGAAGGGAATTATGACCAAGCGCTTAGCGTTATGCACGATTTGATTGAACAAGAAGATTACGATGATTATGATTTGGTCTTTCTCTCACAAATTTATTTTGATGATGGCTTACCAGAGGTAGCCTATCGATATATTGATAAAGCGATCAAACTGAATTCAGAGGTTCCGTTTTATCATTACCAGAAAGGCTTATATGCTTTTGAACTAGGGAATACTAAGGAAGCCTTAAAGAGTTTTCTAGAAGCTGTTTTGATAGAACCAGATGAACCACTCTACCATTTAGCATTAGGTGAAGCATACTACAGTGTTGGGCAATTTGAAGAGGCCTTAAAAGAATACGATGAGGTATTAACACAGCATCCTGATCAAGAAGAAGCGTTATATTTGAAGGGCTTACTTTTGGTTCAAATGGGGTATCCTGAAAAAGGTATTCATTATTTAAAGAAGGTAGCAAAGCTTCAACCAGAGAATCTTGATATTTTGATTTCACTTGTTGATGCGTATGAAAGAAATCATAACCATTCAGAAGCCCAAAATGTACTAGAGAAAATCTTAACCATTGATGAGTATTTTTTACCGGCTTTAAAACGATTAGGCGAAATCTACTTATATCAAGAAGAGTGGCAAAGGGCAAAGGAAGTATTAAATAAAGCTCTTGAAATTGACCCAGATGACATCACGTTACATGTGATGTATGCAAAAATATTAAAGGCATATGGGGATGTCCAAGAAGCGATTCAGCAATATGAATTGATCCATCATGATTCTCCTTATGAAGAAAAAGTATGTGAAAATTTAGGCGATCTCTATTTAAAGGCGGGCGATGTGAAAAAAGCCATTGAATGTTATGAAAAACAATTAACGATGACAAAAGACCCTAAAATTATGAATCAATTAGCTGCTTGTTATGCAGAGATAAAAGATTATCACAAAGCGTTATCCATGATCGAACAATCTTTAACAATTGACGATTCCCAAGAGAAATTGATCTTAATTAAAGAACAAATACTAGATTTACTTAAGTTCCAGGAGGGTTAA
- a CDS encoding ReoY family proteolytic degradation factor, whose protein sequence is MASSKMITVAEKKDFIKWFLNSYTLAKREAAWLLTFIASNEKLLEKVHFVDDIHDLPKSILISTEDVTMTPFKFYKNNRVTPDVETAFLDIRSNPDEDIFIGLYFKDRDHSPEYAAVLEGNPMERQNMVKDSLLELFAEMVLDQATFQFTKEKLYIAIDEALKKGDKVEFIKLTEQLNQLLKDVEQ, encoded by the coding sequence GTGGCATCTTCAAAAATGATCACGGTTGCAGAGAAAAAGGATTTCATTAAGTGGTTTCTGAATTCGTATACATTGGCAAAAAGGGAAGCAGCTTGGTTATTAACTTTTATTGCTTCCAATGAAAAATTATTAGAAAAAGTTCATTTTGTTGATGATATCCATGATTTGCCTAAATCCATCCTCATCTCTACGGAAGATGTAACCATGACTCCATTCAAATTTTATAAAAACAACCGTGTTACACCTGATGTAGAAACTGCTTTCTTAGACATTCGTTCCAATCCAGATGAAGACATCTTTATAGGTCTGTATTTTAAAGACCGGGATCATTCCCCGGAATACGCCGCGGTATTGGAGGGAAATCCAATGGAAAGACAGAACATGGTTAAAGACTCATTGTTGGAGTTGTTTGCGGAGATGGTATTGGATCAAGCTACATTTCAATTCACAAAAGAAAAATTATATATAGCGATTGATGAAGCACTAAAAAAAGGGGATAAAGTTGAGTTCATTAAACTCACGGAACAGCTTAACCAATTATTAAAAGATGTGGAACAATGA
- a CDS encoding DUF1405 domain-containing protein has product MAYLWQKIDQYLEQSWFILTLIVINFLGSIYGFYWYKYQLLETPKKWLIFVPDSPTSSTFFTLFLIFYYFRKKSPLIEAMASITSFKYGIWAVVMILWGALARDSSLIKILTIQSITWSDVMLMGSHLGMALEAILFFKKYSYGIISVLLIAVWTLFNDYIDYSQDVHPWLAESISNIDPIVARFTVGLSILTILLFYFLSYLRRKQA; this is encoded by the coding sequence ATGGCTTATCTATGGCAAAAAATTGACCAATATCTAGAACAGTCTTGGTTTATCTTGACATTAATCGTGATTAATTTTCTTGGATCGATTTACGGATTTTATTGGTATAAATATCAACTATTGGAGACACCGAAGAAATGGTTAATCTTTGTTCCAGATAGCCCAACTTCTAGTACTTTTTTTACACTATTCCTGATTTTCTATTATTTTCGTAAAAAATCGCCACTCATTGAAGCAATGGCTTCCATCACCTCATTTAAATATGGAATCTGGGCAGTAGTCATGATTCTATGGGGGGCTTTAGCAAGAGATTCCTCCTTGATTAAGATCTTGACTATTCAGTCAATCACCTGGTCTGATGTGATGTTAATGGGTTCCCATTTAGGTATGGCTTTAGAAGCAATCCTTTTTTTTAAGAAATACTCATATGGTATAATTTCTGTTTTATTGATCGCGGTCTGGACATTATTCAATGATTATATTGATTATTCGCAGGATGTTCATCCTTGGTTAGCTGAAAGTATTAGTAATATTGATCCAATCGTAGCACGTTTTACTGTAGGATTATCCATTCTAACCATTCTTTTATTCTATTTTTTATCCTATTTACGGAGAAAACAAGCATAA
- a CDS encoding sporulation protein YpjB, with amino-acid sequence MIKKIGYGIIITFLFFFFFLTDTKANYLENPSLASIQQLIQKLVESVQIKDYELAKQSIEQLSTQLSAIPYKGMTTIEGMEAITSTAIQVKRNLAALSPDDDQIAYSTTQLQLAIDALNHKEQPLWHRYYLTLRTDLNEIEKAINSNQKEKYEMSVQKYQKHYQMIKPAIQVSKPAYVVEKIDSLHTALASQKIDQNKAIILTQLKEALHELFYGEEKDVIGKIVEEKTLWNTTLGMGFVIFIVLSYVIWKKFKGAKINIST; translated from the coding sequence ATGATAAAAAAAATAGGATATGGAATCATTATTACCTTTCTATTTTTCTTTTTTTTCCTGACAGATACAAAAGCGAATTATTTAGAAAATCCATCTTTGGCTTCTATCCAACAATTAATCCAAAAATTAGTTGAATCTGTTCAAATAAAGGATTATGAACTAGCAAAACAAAGTATTGAACAATTATCTACGCAATTATCAGCGATCCCCTATAAAGGGATGACCACAATTGAAGGAATGGAAGCGATCACGTCTACAGCCATTCAAGTCAAAAGAAATCTTGCTGCACTTTCGCCAGATGATGACCAAATCGCTTATTCTACAACTCAACTTCAACTGGCAATTGATGCATTAAATCATAAGGAGCAGCCTTTATGGCATCGTTATTATTTAACATTACGAACGGATTTGAATGAAATTGAAAAAGCGATTAATTCGAATCAAAAGGAAAAATACGAAATGTCCGTTCAAAAATATCAAAAACACTACCAAATGATTAAACCCGCTATTCAAGTATCCAAACCAGCTTATGTCGTTGAGAAAATAGATTCCTTACATACTGCACTAGCAAGTCAAAAGATCGATCAAAATAAAGCGATTATTCTAACTCAACTAAAAGAAGCATTACATGAACTGTTTTATGGGGAAGAAAAGGATGTAATCGGAAAAATTGTTGAAGAAAAAACCTTGTGGAATACCACATTGGGTATGGGGTTTGTTATTTTTATCGTATTAAGCTATGTCATTTGGAAAAAATTTAAAGGAGCAAAAATTAACATTAGTACTTAA
- a CDS encoding YitT family protein: MAKHIQNIFFITLGALIFSFGLNYFTIANHLSEGGFTGIALLLKYIFGFSPSVVIMLLNIPLFILGWRKLGHQFMFYTIVGTSLVSFFLWLTEGFQQPLNDLLLASLYAGVSIGLGLGIIFRYGGTTGGVDIIARLAFKYFGISMGRTMFLFDFVIISLSAFYIGIQKAMYTLIAVFVAARVIDFTQEGAYAAKAAIIISDHSLEIKMKIMKEMDRGATMLKGKGGYTGSEKEVLYCVISRNELPRLKQIVHSIDPKAFVVVSDVHDVLGEGFEKA; encoded by the coding sequence ATGGCTAAACATATCCAGAATATCTTTTTTATTACCCTAGGGGCTCTTATATTTTCCTTTGGTTTAAATTATTTCACAATTGCGAATCACCTTTCTGAAGGAGGCTTTACTGGAATTGCATTGTTATTAAAATATATTTTTGGGTTTTCTCCTAGTGTTGTGATTATGCTACTAAATATTCCTCTATTTATTTTGGGATGGAGAAAACTTGGGCATCAATTTATGTTTTATACGATCGTCGGAACAAGCCTTGTTTCTTTCTTTTTATGGCTTACAGAAGGTTTTCAACAACCGCTAAACGATTTATTATTAGCGTCATTATATGCTGGTGTCTCTATTGGTCTTGGTTTAGGAATCATTTTTCGCTATGGTGGGACGACTGGCGGTGTCGATATAATTGCTAGATTAGCCTTTAAGTATTTTGGAATCAGTATGGGAAGAACGATGTTTCTTTTTGATTTTGTTATTATTTCCCTTTCAGCATTTTATATTGGAATCCAAAAAGCCATGTATACATTAATCGCTGTCTTTGTCGCCGCAAGAGTAATCGATTTTACCCAAGAAGGAGCCTATGCAGCCAAGGCAGCAATAATTATCTCTGACCATTCACTTGAAATCAAGATGAAGATTATGAAGGAAATGGATCGTGGAGCGACGATGTTGAAGGGAAAAGGTGGATATACTGGAAGTGAGAAAGAAGTCTTATATTGTGTAATCAGTAGAAACGAATTACCTCGTCTGAAACAGATCGTCCATTCTATCGATCCTAAGGCATTTGTTGTCGTTAGTGATGTTCATGATGTATTAGGCGAAGGCTTTGAAAAAGCATAA
- a CDS encoding tetratricopeptide repeat protein → MSTGRSYIDAAYDAIFQNDFHKAIELFKQAIRCEPNNASYYYRLSITYDRSGFMKKAIETAKKASELEPENQNYRYHLQILQSKNLVLVAVDLMRRNIFTKETKGMLLQAKKLDPLNIDAYLLLGIFYGETNALELSLKEFNSIFFIQPYHLQAKQLKDYYLNLYQEGD, encoded by the coding sequence ATGTCCACAGGTAGAAGTTATATTGATGCGGCTTATGATGCCATTTTCCAAAATGATTTTCATAAGGCTATTGAATTATTTAAACAAGCGATTCGTTGTGAACCGAATAATGCTTCCTATTATTACAGATTATCGATTACCTATGACCGTAGTGGGTTCATGAAAAAGGCGATAGAAACTGCAAAAAAAGCGAGTGAGCTTGAACCAGAGAACCAAAACTATCGTTACCATCTACAGATTCTTCAGTCGAAAAATTTGGTTCTTGTAGCTGTCGATTTAATGAGACGTAACATATTCACGAAAGAAACAAAAGGAATGCTCCTTCAAGCCAAAAAATTAGACCCATTAAATATAGATGCATATTTACTATTAGGTATATTTTATGGTGAAACCAATGCACTAGAACTTTCGTTAAAAGAGTTTAATTCTATCTTTTTTATTCAACCTTATCATCTACAAGCAAAACAATTAAAAGATTACTATCTTAATTTGTATCAAGAAGGTGATTGA
- the dapB gene encoding 4-hydroxy-tetrahydrodipicolinate reductase, whose protein sequence is MVSGANGRMGREVVKMLKKDDDLLYVGGIDPIVSSQQETDDNPIYQRLEEALIAEKPDVIVDFTNPHVVKDNVRTAIELGVSPVVGTTGLTLEDILILDKLAKEHEIGGVIAPNFAIGAVLMMKFAQTAAKYMPNVEIIEYHHDQKLDAPSGTALKTAELIQQVRKELKQGHPNEKETLIGARGGAFSGFRIHSVRLPGLVAHQEVILGDLGQTLTIRHDSIDRESFMPGVNLAIKKVKSLRGIIYGLEHLLN, encoded by the coding sequence ATGGTATCAGGAGCAAACGGGAGAATGGGTAGAGAAGTCGTTAAGATGCTTAAAAAAGATGATGATCTTCTTTATGTCGGTGGAATTGATCCAATCGTCAGCTCACAGCAAGAAACGGATGATAATCCTATTTATCAAAGATTGGAAGAGGCATTAATAGCCGAAAAACCGGATGTTATTGTTGATTTTACGAATCCACATGTTGTAAAAGATAATGTTAGAACTGCAATCGAATTGGGGGTAAGCCCGGTTGTAGGTACGACTGGGCTTACTTTAGAAGATATTCTAATTTTGGACAAGCTAGCGAAAGAACACGAGATTGGTGGTGTTATTGCTCCAAACTTTGCGATTGGCGCTGTCTTAATGATGAAATTTGCGCAAACGGCAGCAAAATATATGCCAAATGTGGAAATCATTGAGTATCATCATGATCAAAAGCTAGATGCTCCATCTGGAACCGCCTTAAAAACGGCAGAATTGATTCAACAAGTACGTAAAGAGTTAAAACAAGGTCATCCAAATGAAAAGGAAACACTTATTGGGGCACGTGGTGGAGCATTTTCAGGTTTTCGTATACATAGTGTTAGACTTCCTGGATTAGTTGCTCATCAGGAAGTGATTCTCGGAGATTTGGGACAAACGTTAACGATTCGTCACGATTCAATTGACCGAGAATCTTTTATGCCCGGCGTGAATTTAGCTATTAAAAAAGTGAAAAGTTTACGAGGCATTATTTACGGTTTAGAACACTTACTTAACTAA